A stretch of Camelina sativa cultivar DH55 chromosome 18, Cs, whole genome shotgun sequence DNA encodes these proteins:
- the LOC104760466 gene encoding putative defensin-like protein 9: MKSSMEFISTLFFLVLLGVMKMVEGKPLLCEAQSINFRGFCVKWRTCKRVCISEGFPDGQCEGFLIFSNKCMCRKPCAL, encoded by the exons atgaagagcTCTATGGAGTTTATCTCTACACTCTTCTTCCTAGTCCTACTTG GTGTGATGAAGATGGTTGAAGGAAAACCCTTACTGTGCGAAGCCCAAAGCATCAACTTCAGGGGATTTTGTGTGAAATGGAGGACTTGCAAGAGAGTGTGTATCAGCGAAGGTTTCCCTGATGGTCAATGCGAAGGATTCTTAATCTTCAGCAACAAATGTATGTGCAGGAAGCCTTGTGCTCTTTAA
- the LOC104760465 gene encoding CASP-like protein 1B1, with translation MAVSKLASAATSEKSCKILLGMRLLAFSATLSAAIVMGLNKQTKTFVVGKVGNTPINATFTAKFDHTPAFVFFVVANAMVSFHNLLMIALQIFGGKMEFTGSRLLSVAILDMLNVTLISAAANAAAFMAEVGKNGNKHARWEKICDRFATYCDHGAGALMAAFAGVILMLIISAASICRLVQSNKYCSTTAAPSVVP, from the exons ATGGCGGTTTCAAAGCTCGCATCGGCTGCTACGAGCGAAAAGAGTTGCAAAATACTCTTAGGGATGAGATTACTTGCCTTCTCAGCCACGTTATCTGCAGCCATTGTAATGggattaaacaaacaaacaaagactttCGTCGTGGGAAAAGTTGGAAACACTCCAATCAACGCTACTTTCACTGCTAAGTTCGACCACACACCAGCTTTTGT gttttttGTTGTAGCTAATGCAATGGTGAGCTTCCACAACTTGTTGATGATTGCTCTTCAGATATTTGGAGGGAAAATGGAATTCACTGGTTCTCGTCTTCTCTCTGTCGCAATTCTTGACATg CTGAACGTGACTCTAATCTCGGCGGCAGCAAACGCGGCGGCGTTCATGGCGGAGGTAGGGAAGAACGGGAATAAACACGCGAGATGGGAGAAGATTTGTGACAGATTCGCCACTTACTGCGATCACGGTGCCGGAGCATTAATGGCCGCCTTCGCCGGTGTAATCCTTATGCTCATCATCTCCGCCGCGTCAATCTGTCGTCTTGTCCAATCTAATAAATACTGCTCCACCACTGCAGCTCCCTCAGTCGTTCCCTGA
- the LOC104760464 gene encoding uncharacterized protein LOC104760464 — MSKISKASSLCSLLLVFVLLSSRPALSLRGPKLLSEPKSDQSLMDDSSSMNKIKSGNAKSMIGGFFSHMFPLKGWPFPKYPPFTMVNPNIPTNPSGAQEETTKLPSSPSKGNKDGGNA; from the coding sequence ATGTCGAAAATCTCAAAGGCTTCTTCGCTCTGTTCTCTCCTACTCGTCTTCGTCCTCCTTAGTTCCCGACCCGCACTCTCACTCCGCGGCCCAAAGCTTCTTTCAGAACCAAAATCAGATCAATCCCTAATGGATGATTCATCTTCAATGAACAAGATCAAGTCCGGAAATGCAAAATCCATGATTGGTGGATTCTTCAGTCACATGTTTCCATTGAAGGGCTGGCCTTTCCCAAAGTACCCACCTTTCACAATGGTTAACCCTAACATTCCTACAAACCCATCTGGAGCTCAAGAGGAAACCACGAAGTTACCTTCTTCTCCAAGCAAAGGCAACAAAGATGGAGGAAacgcttga
- the LOC104763122 gene encoding glutathione S-transferase T3-like: MSSYNPFSQSSSYLELLNSQGESLNQENSPYESFPPPGHNGAYEIPPWSSQQSQDAPLSQETPVRKDRKKWNPADDEILIYAWLNTSKDPIIANQQKGGSFWQRVKKYYAESPHAIANGEQGLNINCKQRWFKINEFTNKLCGAYAAAERLNSSGHSENDVLKVAHDIYFADYKTKYTMEHCWCLLRFEQKWLNLNAINTPSPSVRTKSKPVAAASQSEATLTEQDFEKRPQGIEAAKASRNNAQGKALAEYKSMWEVKKVDMAEKEKLQKLGILDTLLVKPEPLSAADQVIKDKIVAQYF, from the coding sequence ATGAGTTCTTACAATCCATTCAGTCAGTCCTCTAGTTATTTAGAGCTTCTCAACAGTCAAGGAGAGTCACTTAACCAAGAAAACTCTCCTTATGAGAGTTTTCCACCACCTGGCCACAATGGTGCTTATGAAATACCTCCTTGGAGCTCTCAACAATCCCAGGATGCACCTCTTTCTCAAGAGACACCTGTCAGGAAGGATAGGAAGAAATGGAATCCGGCTGACGATGAAATTCTTATCTATGCGTGGCTGAACACTTCAAAGGACCCGATTAttgcaaatcaacaaaagggaGGAAGTTTTTGGCAAAGGGTTAAAAAATACTATGCAGAGTCTCCTCATGCTATAGCCAATGGTGAACAGGGGCTAAACATAAACTGTAAGCAGAGGTGGTTCAAGATCAATGAGTTCACTAACAAGTTATGCGGGGCTTATGCAGCTGCAGAGAGACTAAACAGTAGTGGACACTCTGAGAACGATGTGCTGAAGGTGGCTCACGACATCTACTTCGCTGACTATAAGACGAAGTATACAATGGAGCATTGCTGGTGTTTGTTAAGGTTTGAGCAGAAATGGCTGAACCTTAACGCTATTAACACCCCTTCACCTTCAGTCAGAACAAAGAGCAAACCAGTTGCTGCAGCTTCACAATCCGAGGCAACCCTCACTGAGCAAGACTTTGAGAAAAGGCCTCAAGGTATCGAGGCTGCAAAGGCCAGCAGGAACAATGCTCAGGGGAAGGCTCTTGCTGAGTACAAGAGCATGTGGGAAGTAAAGAAGGTGGATATGGCTGAAAAGGAGAAGCTACAGAAGCTTGGCATACTAGACACACTTCTTGTCAAACCAGAGCCACTTAGTGCAGCTGATCAAGTTATCAAGGATAAGATAGTGGCTCAGTATTTTTGA